The Saccharomyces eubayanus strain FM1318 chromosome XIII, whole genome shotgun sequence DNA segment AATTTGAGCTTGGCTGAAACATAGCGGCTTTTTCTGCAAATGACGATGGATCTGCAGATGGTTTATCAGATCCGGAAATCGACGAAGTGGGGATGTTACGGTCAAATATTGTTTAGCTCCAATCATTTCATGTCTGAAAGGCTGTCCGGTATAAAAACTTGAGTTCAAAAGTGATGAAAGCTTAGTGATATCTTCTAGCTTGGGAAAAATTCCTTTCTTCGTACTTGTTATCATGGAATTATATTGCTGCTGTGCTATCGCATCCAGTGGTAGCTGTTTGTAACATCTAAATACACCGctaattttgttttctgtaAAAAATCTACCCGCTAACGTATTGGCCAAGATCATCATTTCCGACACTAGGACGTTAGATGATGTTTCCGCTTGGTCCGAAAATGATACCTCAGTCAGTTCGCCTTCATCATTAGAAGTCAGCGTTACCAGACCCCTGTTAAACCCCTCACCAAAGATAACAgcattgtttttctttatacgTCGCTCCCTCAGTAATTTGGAAATCATAAACAagctttccaaatcttctttgaaggGTGGTGCTTCGCTGTCAGGTATACTAAGAATCCTATCAACATCATTATACGTAGCTTTAGGGAAATTCGACACAATACCTTTCCGAATTTTAAGGCTATCATACATAATTTCAATGGGTTCTCCAGTGCTTTTAGGGAGAATTTTAACGTCAACAGAAAACGATATTGTTCTTGTCCTTTGCCCTTGCTTTCCCAAATCAGATAAGCGACATATAGACTCGGGTAGCATGGGAACAACCAAATCAGGCAAATATGTGGTGAACGACCTTTTTAATGCAACATTTAGAACATCCGTGGTAATACCCTGAGAATCAAGATTAGTGCTTTCTGGAAACAAAGAAGTAGGATCTGCAATATGGATATGTAAAGTGTACAATCCGTCCTTTCTGTGGTTTTCTATCGAGATTCCATCGTCAATCTCATGCGCAGTCTCCGAATCTATACAAAAAACCTTAAGATCACCAAAATCATATCTATCACCATTAATATTGGAGTTACTTGCTTGCAGGTTTTCTATGTCTGTCAACTCATAAAGCTTTTGCTGTGATTGCCCCAATTTCGAAGATGCAGGCAAAGCTAAATCCATATTCAGTAACAACGGATTGATCATTTTATTGGgtaaaatttcattgacCAGATCTTGACATATATCTCTTGTTATATCAAAACTCTTATAGAGTTCTATCTTTCTAAATATTTTGGAGATTAAGGTGACTATAACTCCATTATTGTGGAAGTTTCCCGCGGCAAAATCTTTCAGCAGCTGAATGACAGAAGGGTATAAAGATGAGAtatctttatattttctttcgtTCACCAACTTTACAAATCGGTCGATGTCCTTGTAGTTGTCAGCTTCTAGCTTCTCTATTACCTGTGCATAGTATAAGTGTTGGGATTTCAAAGGGATGATTGTAACTGATGTAGGGGAGAGCAGCGCAGTATTCAAGTGTATTTTCCCCCAAAGATTAGATTCCTGTTGTTGTACAATGGCCCAATATGTGGAAACAAAGGTAGCCGAGTTCATGGGCACACTATCGGCGCTTTTATAACTGTTCACTAGATCAGCCAAATAGGTTAATCCATCTTTATTATCCAGCGCTTTATTCAAATCCAGTTTTTGGACTAATCCAAccaaagtgaaaaatggaaTTTGCCATGGGCCCATATAATTTTGTAATGACCTGTGAAGTAATTGTAATTTTTTCGTAGTGATTGGTAAATCTTTCCACGCTTGTTTGGAAATCTGTGCCGGACTCCTACTTGTTATCATTTGCCTCGCCGCAGTCGGGAGAATATTTGTTTGGTTGGAAAAGTTCTTTACGGTCCCGATTGGCAAATATTTATGATGGCCTTCAGGTTGGACGAGCGAGTTAATTCCAGTAGGTAATTTTTGAGGAAGCCTTAACAATACACGGTTTTTAGTCGCAAAAGACATCGATCCATCGATAGACGCAAATGTGTATCGCGGATCCATAGTACTATTCGGAAGGCTTACACACATCGCCAATTCGTTTGGTCtgatttttaaaagaactAGGTCACCAACATTCAAAGGGTTTTCCATCAGTTGGGCTGGTTGAAATTCCATTTGTTTTGAGCTTTTCGATTTCGTATCAAAATGAACATCTGAATTTATTAATCCGTAGGACGGAATCTTTGGTTTTGTCAATGACCGCCAGGAGTTTAAATACCAACTTTCCGAAGGAGCAACATACCTATCTCTATAACGTTTATTGAACTCTTCTTTAATCTGATATAGCTGTTTTAGTTCAATATCAGGCTCCAATCCCTTAGTCCTGTgtaaaaaatcttcatttaTCGCTTCTATCTCTTTCTCATTTTCAACTGGTCTAGCTATTGCTGTGTCTTCGACTTGGTCTTTTTTTGACAATGTCGCATAGTCGAATGGTGCTGTTTCTTGCTGATTGTACTTGCTTCGCTGTCGTTTATTTCTGTTGGTGACCCTTAAACAGGGTCTATAGGTATGGAAGCTTCTTGTGATAAGAAAGGCCTGATGATTCCCTCTAACTACCATTATTCCGCTATAGATTGCTTTTTCACAGATGTACACAATAGATTATGGCTATCTTGAATGCTCTTTGCCATAATTTCTAATATTTGACTTTATTCGGAACtcattttgatatttgcCGAACTGAAATCTCGATGAGTTGAAAATAAAGCATCTTTCAGATTTCTATGCAGTAAAGGATCAGGAAGTCAAGATCGGTTCTGCTATTATGAGTCATCCTGTGCAGTTTGTTAAGGCTAGTAATACTGATGGTAGCCACCGGTTGGGTGGTCAATATTCCATTCCTCAAGATTTGAGAGAAAACCTCCAGGAAGAAGCCACACGTACTAGTGAAAAGGAGAAGGATGTgttacaagaaaagatggaAACCAAGACAGTGCACAATAGAGAGGATGAGTACCACAGAAAAAGATTCGATTTGAGGCTTGGACCTGGTCCAGacacaaaagaaattaccTCCAAGGAAGATACTCAAAACGCTGTGGTtccaaggaaaagaaaatctcGATGGGATGTAAAAGGTTACGAACCACCTGAAGAATCTCAGAAAACATTTAGCGAAAATTCCGACAACGTCTTAGTTGATATAGAAGGAGTTAAAGATTTAATGTTTTTCAAGCCTTCTGACCATAAATATTTTGCTGAAATTGTATCCAAAAAACCTATAGACGAATTGAGCAAGGacgagaagaaagaaagatcaTTCTTGATGCTACTTCTGAAAATTAAGAATGGTAACACGGCAAGCAGAAGGACCTCAATGAGACTTTTAACTGAAAAAGCAGTTACGTTTGGTCCACAAATAATATTTGATCGACTATTGCCCATATTACTGGACAGGTCCTTGGAAGATCAAGAAAGACATCTAATGATCAAGGCCATAGATCGTGTTCTTTACAAACTGGGTGACCTAACAAGGCCTTATGCGCATAAAATATTAGTAGTGACGGCCCCATTGCTGATTGACGAAGATCCAATAGTTCGTTCCACTGGTCAAGAAATCATTACCAATTTGTCCATGGTTACTGGCTTAACAACCATGCTCACGGTGATAAGACCTGATATCGAGAATGAAGATGAATATATTAGAAATACAGCTGCTAGGGCAATGGCTGTAGTGGCAAAAGCCCTCGGTGTTAATCAATTGCTTCCCTTCATTAACGCAGCATGCCATTCGCGGAAATCGTGGAGAGCAAGGCATACAGGTATAAAAATTGTTCAACAAATAGGTTTAATCTTGGGAATAGGTGTACTAAACCACCTTGCTGGTCTTATAAGTTGTATCAAGGACGGCTTAGTAGACGACCATGTTCCAGTACGAATCGTTACAGCGAATACTTTATCTACGCTGGCCGAAAACGCATATCCGTACGGTATTGAGGCGTTCAACATTGCGCTGGAGCCACTGTGGAAGGGTATAAGAAGTCATCGTGGTAAAGTCttatcttcctttttaaaAGCCGTTGGCTCTATGATTCCATTAATGGATCCAGAGTATGCTGGCTATTATACTACAGAAGCAATGAGGATAATTAAACGCGAGTTCGACACACCTGATGACgacatgaaaaaaactatcCTTTTAGTGTTACAAAAATGTAGTCGAGTTGAATCTATAACGTCAAACTTTTTACGGGAGGAAATTGCACCagaatttttccaaaaattttggatCAGACGTGTGGCCCTAGACAAGCCATTAAACAAAGTCGTTACATACACGACAGTAGTGTTAGCAGAAAAGCTAGGCTGCTCGTATGCCATTGATAAATTATTAAAACCATTGAGGGATGAAGCTGAACCATTCAGAACAATGGGAGTTCATGCGGTTACAAAGATAGTGAATTTATTGGGGACAGCAGATTTAGATGAAAGGTTAGAAACGCGACTTATTGATGCACTCTTGATAGCATTTCAGGAGCAGACGAATAACGACTCTACAATTTTCAAAGGGTTTGGGGCAGTTACTTTATCGCTTGACATTCGTATGAAACCTTTTCTGGCACCTATTATAAGCACAATTTTGAACCACTTAAAGCACAAAACTCCTTTGATCCGTCAGCATGCAGCTGATCTGTGTGCGATATTGATACCGGTCATCAAAAACTGTCACGAATTTGAAATGTTGAATAAATTGAATATAATACTGTATGAATCTTTAGGCGAAGTATACCCAGAAGTTCTAGGTTCAATCATCAACGCAATGCGCTGTATTTCGAGTGTTATGGTTATAGATAATCTACAACCTCCAGTTAACCAGATTTTACCTACTTTAACCCCAATCTTGAGAAATAAGCACAGAAAAGTTGAGGTAAACACTATCAAATTCGTCGGACTTATTGCCAAGTTAGCACCAACCCATGCTCCTCCCAAAGAATGGATGAGAATATGTTTTGAGCTATTAGAACTATTAAAAAGTACAAACAAGGAAATAAGAAGATCAGCAAATGCAACATTTGGCTTTATTGCAGAGGCCATCGGACCACAAGATGTTCTTGTAGCTTTATTAAACAATTTGAAAGTTCAAGAACGTCAATTACGTGTATGTACAGCTGTTGCCATTGGTATTGTAGCTGAAGTATGTGGTCCCTATAATGTTTTGCCGGTAATTATGAATGAATACACAACGCCAGAGACGAATGTTCAAAATGGTGTCCTTAAAGCTATGTCGTTTATGTTCGAATATATTGGTGACATGTCCAAGGATTACATATACTTCATTACGCCGTTGTTGGAAGACGCGCTCACTGATAGAGATTTAGTCCACCGTCAGACAGCCTCGAATGTCGTAAGTCATTTGGCTCTGAACTGTGCAGGTACTGGACACGAGGATGCCTTTATTCACCTACTAAATATTCTAATCCCCAATATTTTTGAGACTTCACCGCATGCTATTTTGCGTATTTTAGAGGGGTTGGAAGCATTGAGTCAAGCGGTTGGTCCTGGTATGTTCATGAACTACATATGGGCGGGGTTATTTCATCCAGCAAAGACCGTAAGGAAGCCATTCTGGAGAGTATACAATAACTTATATGTAATGTATCAGGACTCCATGGTACCTTTTTATCCTGTTACGCGGGACAACAATGAACAGTATGTAGAAGAGCTAGACTTAATTTTATAAGTATATAAAGTATACAGATAACCTCCCTGTTACAGCAGTACCTTACCAGACACTTCTGCCTCCCCCATTTGTTCTGCCTTGGGAGCTACATCCAATTGAAATACAAACTTAATTACGAAtctctaaaaaaaatagcaaaaGTAATATAAAGTCAATTGccaaacagaaaaaaaagatacaaGGGACCGGAATGGGTAAGGAAAAAACTGTCTCAGAATCAGTTTTATCAATGATTGATCCAGAGTATTATctaaaaaataagaatgTAGAAGACATAA contains these protein-coding regions:
- the DSS1 gene encoding exoribonuclease II, with amino-acid sequence MVVRGNHQAFLITRSFHTYRPCLRVTNRNKRQRSKYNQQETAPFDYATLSKKDQVEDTAIARPVENEKEIEAINEDFLHRTKGLEPDIELKQLYQIKEEFNKRYRDRYVAPSESWYLNSWRSLTKPKIPSYGLINSDVHFDTKSKSSKQMEFQPAQLMENPLNVGDLVLLKIRPNELAMCVSLPNSTMDPRYTFASIDGSMSFATKNRVLLRLPQKLPTGINSLVQPEGHHKYLPIGTVKNFSNQTNILPTAARQMITSRSPAQISKQAWKDLPITTKKLQLLHRSLQNYMGPWQIPFFTLVGLVQKLDLNKALDNKDGLTYLADLVNSYKSADSVPMNSATFVSTYWAIVQQQESNLWGKIHLNTALLSPTSVTIIPLKSQHLYYAQVIEKLEADNYKDIDRFVKLVNERKYKDISSLYPSVIQLLKDFAAGNFHNNGVIVTLISKIFRKIELYKSFDITRDICQDLVNEILPNKMINPLLLNMDLALPASSKLGQSQQKLYELTDIENLQASNSNINGDRYDFGDLKVFCIDSETAHEIDDGISIENHRKDGLYTLHIHIADPTSLFPESTNLDSQGITTDVLNVALKRSFTTYLPDLVVPMLPESICRLSDLGKQGQRTRTISFSVDVKILPKSTGEPIEIMYDSLKIRKGIVSNFPKATYNDVDRILSIPDSEAPPFKEDLESLFMISKLLRERRIKKNNAVIFGEGFNRGLVTLTSNDEGELTEVSFSDQAETSSNVLVSEMMILANTLAGRFFTENKISGVFRCYKQLPLDAIAQQQYNSMITSTKKGIFPKLEDITKLSSLLNSSFYTGQPFRHEMIGAKQYLTVTSPLRRFPDLINHLQIHRHLQKKPLCFSQAQINRLIWPIQSRADILKTASRNSSTYWTLNYLKRMMKSDPEKTYDVMITSVPQNGFAGCVFPDLSFARGTLKLHPSTKHYPMIGDTVKNCKILKIDCLEGMLELEKL
- the HSH155 gene encoding U2 snRNP complex subunit HSH155; the encoded protein is MSHPVQFVKASNTDGSHRLGGQYSIPQDLRENLQEEATRTSEKEKDVLQEKMETKTVHNREDEYHRKRFDLRLGPGPDTKEITSKEDTQNAVVPRKRKSRWDVKGYEPPEESQKTFSENSDNVLVDIEGVKDLMFFKPSDHKYFAEIVSKKPIDELSKDEKKERSFLMLLLKIKNGNTASRRTSMRLLTEKAVTFGPQIIFDRLLPILLDRSLEDQERHLMIKAIDRVLYKLGDLTRPYAHKILVVTAPLLIDEDPIVRSTGQEIITNLSMVTGLTTMLTVIRPDIENEDEYIRNTAARAMAVVAKALGVNQLLPFINAACHSRKSWRARHTGIKIVQQIGLILGIGVLNHLAGLISCIKDGLVDDHVPVRIVTANTLSTLAENAYPYGIEAFNIALEPLWKGIRSHRGKVLSSFLKAVGSMIPLMDPEYAGYYTTEAMRIIKREFDTPDDDMKKTILLVLQKCSRVESITSNFLREEIAPEFFQKFWIRRVALDKPLNKVVTYTTVVLAEKLGCSYAIDKLLKPLRDEAEPFRTMGVHAVTKIVNLLGTADLDERLETRLIDALLIAFQEQTNNDSTIFKGFGAVTLSLDIRMKPFLAPIISTILNHLKHKTPLIRQHAADLCAILIPVIKNCHEFEMLNKLNIILYESLGEVYPEVLGSIINAMRCISSVMVIDNLQPPVNQILPTLTPILRNKHRKVEVNTIKFVGLIAKLAPTHAPPKEWMRICFELLELLKSTNKEIRRSANATFGFIAEAIGPQDVLVALLNNLKVQERQLRVCTAVAIGIVAEVCGPYNVLPVIMNEYTTPETNVQNGVLKAMSFMFEYIGDMSKDYIYFITPLLEDALTDRDLVHRQTASNVVSHLALNCAGTGHEDAFIHLLNILIPNIFETSPHAILRILEGLEALSQAVGPGMFMNYIWAGLFHPAKTVRKPFWRVYNNLYVMYQDSMVPFYPVTRDNNEQYVEELDLIL